TTATCTTTGGCCGTGAATGGCCTTTTGGGTTGTGTTTACACTATCGGTGTTTTTCTGTCTTGATAGTTCAAAAACCGCTGAAAAATTTTCATTCCCCTCAAAGACAGGCAGACCCTGATTACCGATAACAACAGGGTGCCGGTGCTGTTTTATGTACACTAAAAGCCTGCAACATTTGCTGCTGTTGATGGTACTTTTTAGCAGTTACTGCACAGTTGCCTATGATGAAAAAAAAGCGGTCAATATTTATATCGGCCATCAAAAAGCCCCCTATGTAACCAACCTCAGCCAGCGGCAGGGATTGTATTTTGATCTGGTGCGGCAGTTTAACAGCCGCTCGGAAAATTACCGTTTTGAGCTGGTTTATATGCCGAGGAAAAGGTTAAACAGGAACCTGCATGAAGGCAGCCTGGACGGCGCCGTACTCGGTGTTATTCCCGCCTGGTTTAAGGACAAGTCACAAAGCAAATATTTATGGACGGAGGGAATTTTTGAAGATTATGACCTGGTGGTGTCCTCGGTGCAGCTCTCTTTTGAATATCAAACCCCCGAGTCCATGACAGGGCAAACCATAGTCGGGGTGACAGGGTATTATTATTACGGTGTCGATGAACTGGTGCATCAGCAAAAAATCGTGCGGGTGGATGTTGAAAATGAGCACCGGCTGCTGGAAATGATCATCTTAGGGCGGGTCAACATAGGCATTATCGGCCATGCCACCCTGCTGTCGATATTGGCGGATAATGAAAGCTGGCGTGAGCGTTTGCATTTGTCAAAAAACACTTTCAGTAAAAAGTTTCTCCGCCGCATTCTGATACCTAAGTACTACCCCGAGCTTTTAAGGGAACTGAACCCGCTGATATCCTCTGTCATTAACAGCCGGGAATGGCAAAAAGTGCTGCAATCCTATTACTGATTTTCAGATCTGGTTCGGGCCCGTAAATAAACATGTAATTTCAATAGTATAAAAATCACAGCTGCCCTGGTTGTTTATAAAATCCCCACAAGGATCAATTTTATATTGACGGCACCGGGTTTTTAAATTAATTTTATGTAAGCGCTTTCACGCAAAAAATTTGCAATAGTCTTGTCATAAATATTTTTTTTATCATAAGGTGGAAGCGCTTTCATTTTTTGGGTTGCGAAAC
This genomic window from Thalassomonas viridans contains:
- a CDS encoding transporter substrate-binding domain-containing protein → MYTKSLQHLLLLMVLFSSYCTVAYDEKKAVNIYIGHQKAPYVTNLSQRQGLYFDLVRQFNSRSENYRFELVYMPRKRLNRNLHEGSLDGAVLGVIPAWFKDKSQSKYLWTEGIFEDYDLVVSSVQLSFEYQTPESMTGQTIVGVTGYYYYGVDELVHQQKIVRVDVENEHRLLEMIILGRVNIGIIGHATLLSILADNESWRERLHLSKNTFSKKFLRRILIPKYYPELLRELNPLISSVINSREWQKVLQSYY